The DNA sequence TTACCTTCTTATACTTGTGAGTTGATTGATCGTAAATATAAGAATTTCTtgtaaggagaaataaaatagaaaaagaaaattcactTGATGAGTTGGAAGAAGGTTAGCAACCCTAAGGTAGCGTTTATTTTGACTTTTGAGGTACTACTGGAAGACTGAGactcaatatcatgtttgttggctcagagattgatactaaaatttctgtctctgtctccaaaatttcagtatttcagtaccttcaaaaagtggggacacagaagactgaaatttttaaagatggagactgaaattttaataacattttatacctaaaataccctaatttcaattaattaattccaattttattctttgtacaaattaaattagaacttcattcttatttcaatttctgtcttccactttacaccaaacagaatattgagatttattttaatctctgtctctcagtatcagtctttcaatctctatctctctACCAAACGTTACCTAAAAGCACAGGAGGCCTTGGAATCCGTAAAAAAAATTGCTTGGGTGCTCTTAGAATAAAGTAGTTCTAGTTTTGTGTTTCATTTTGGGGTCTTTAACCccctttttacaaaaaaaatactatTCGAATTTTTTTggctaaaaaaaaatatttagaatctacTTAACGGTTTTTTGTCGGTTTATTTTTTTGGGTGGTCAATAATATTAGAATTTCGGTTTTGAAACAAATTGGAAAAATCAATTTGGGCCAAACAAAGAGTCCTAACTCCCTAAAAGGGATACAAGCTCGGAAAGGAGGTGCTTTTTAATGGGCTTATCCATTTCAAGAGACCCAATTCAAGTCCAGACCATAAAAGAAGCCCAATTAAAAGCAATGATCccatgtataaaaaaaataaaagcgaTGGATCCACACACTAAGAACTGAAATAGCTAACTAAGCGTTAAGTAATGAAGTGGgtgtaaggaaaaaaaaaattacgcTTTCTCTCTCTATATCCCTCTTCCCCCAAAAGTTCccccctttctctttctctctctgcaaACCCTAGCTCCGTTCCTTCACCGCCATCGCCATCACAATCACCATGGCTAAGAAGCGAAAGGTTCGACCTTCCGAGCCCGAACCCCCCAAACAAGAGCAAGAGCAAGAGCTTCAACAACAACAGCCACCACACGAAGAACTAACCTTAGATCAACAACAAAGCATGACCATCGATGACGCAGCGCCACAACAAGACCAACCTCAAAACGACATCgcaatagaagaagaacaaaacaacgaaggagaaggagaagaagaagcagaagaagaacagCAACAGGAGGATCAGCAGCAACAACAGCAAGGAGGGGGAGAAACCCTAGAAAGCCAGGAAGAGCAGATTCAACAGCAGGCTTCGGGTTCGGATTCGGTCCGGGCCGAGGCTAACGGCTCCGAGCAGCAACAGGAAGAGGAGGACCTCGATTTGGAAGACGAGCCAATCGAGAAGCTTCTAGAACCCTTCACGAAGGAGCAGCTACACTCCCTTGTCAAGCAAGCCGTCGAGAAGCACCCCGATTTCTCCGAAACCGTTCGCCAGCTGGCAGATGTGGACCCCGCACACCGGAAGATCTTCGTCCATGGGCTTGGCTGGGACACTACCGCAGAAACCCTAACCGCCGTGTTCGGAAAATACGGCGAAATTGAAGACTGCAAGGCCGTGACGGACAAAATCTCCGGAAAATCGAAGGGATACGCGTTCATCCAATTCAAGCACCGCGCTGGAGCGCGAAGGGCGCTTAAGCAGCCGCAGAAGAAGATTGGGAACAGAACAACTTCGTGCCAGTTGGCCTCTGCGGGACCTGTTCCGTCGCAGCAGGCGGCCGCGCCGGGTGCCCCGGTTGTGTCAGAGTATACACAGAGGAAGATCTTTGTTAGCAATGTGAGTGCGGAGATTGATCCTCAGAGGCTTCTGGAATTCTTCAAGCAGTTCGGGGAGATTGAGGATGGGCCTCTTGGGATTGACAAGCAGACAGGGAAGCCTAAAGGGTTTGCTCTTTTCGTGTACAAAACAGTTGAGAGTGCGAAGAAGGCGTTGGAGGAGCCAAACAAGAACTTTGAAGGGCACACCCTTTATTGCCAGAAGGCTGTTGATGGTCCCAAAGGGTTCAATAAGGGTGGATTTCATCAGCAGCAGCATCACCATCAACAGCACTATCAGCACCAATCACATCACCATCATCAGGGTCACTTTCATAGGAAGGATAAGAACAAGTATTCCGCTGGTGGGCCTGCACATGGCGGTGGTGCTGGTCACTTGATGGCGCCGTCGGCTCCAGGGCCTGCTGTTGGAGGTTACAATCCTGGTGTGCCACCTGCTGCTGCGGCGCAGGGTCTCAACCCTGCACTTGGGCAGGCGCTGACGGCGTTGCTTGCTAATCAGGGTGCCGGATTGGGACTTGGGAACCTGCTTGGAGGGATCGGTGGTGCTCCTGTGAACCAGCCTGGTCCACCTGCTGGTGGATATGGGACTCAGCCAGCTATGGGATATGGGAACCAGCCGGGGATGCAGCCGCAGTACCAGAATCCTCAGATGGGGCAGAGTAGTGGGGTTAGGCCTCACCCCGGTGCTGGCGCACCTTACATGGGTCATTAGGTGAGTGGCTTATATGGTGCAATCTTTTGTTTTGCATTTTTTTAATTGATGTATATATTTATGCTATTTTTCAatccttcttttttttattgcatGAATTCATTTATATCCATATGATCAGTCTGTTGGAgataagaaagtgcataatttggGTATTTATAAGATGGATTGAGTATTCATGATATCTTACTATCTCTCAAACAATGTTGGGAAACAGGTGGTATGATAAATGTGTTTTCTTGCATTGAATTGTCTTGATTTTTTTTCCTTCCAAATTCTGAGCGTGGATGAGAATTGTGTGGGAAGCTATTATCTTCTTGCTAGATGTTCCTTTTTTATGGTTTGTTGTAGCATGATGAATGAGCATGGGCAGACTCACTAATATCAtccaatttgaaaagatattctACATCTCTTTTGTTCAGTTTTGATTAGTGCTGCAATGTATATCCATCCTTAGTTGTGTCACTgtacagattttttttttttttaactctccCTTGTTAAATTTGCATGGAACTTATTTGAAATTGGATGTTTACTTTCACAATATAGGATAAGAGGTGGAATATAGGTTCATTACTACTGCTGTTATTACTTTGCAGATCTGTTCTCATCAAGCTTCAAATATTAATATGTTTTGATTTTTATGTGATCATAATAAGCTTGCATTTGATTCTTTGACTGTCTA is a window from the Arachis hypogaea cultivar Tifrunner chromosome 17, arahy.Tifrunner.gnm2.J5K5, whole genome shotgun sequence genome containing:
- the LOC112764938 gene encoding UBP1-associated protein 2B encodes the protein MAKKRKVRPSEPEPPKQEQEQELQQQQPPHEELTLDQQQSMTIDDAAPQQDQPQNDIAIEEEQNNEGEGEEEAEEEQQQEDQQQQQQGGGETLESQEEQIQQQASGSDSVRAEANGSEQQQEEEDLDLEDEPIEKLLEPFTKEQLHSLVKQAVEKHPDFSETVRQLADVDPAHRKIFVHGLGWDTTAETLTAVFGKYGEIEDCKAVTDKISGKSKGYAFIQFKHRAGARRALKQPQKKIGNRTTSCQLASAGPVPSQQAAAPGAPVVSEYTQRKIFVSNVSAEIDPQRLLEFFKQFGEIEDGPLGIDKQTGKPKGFALFVYKTVESAKKALEEPNKNFEGHTLYCQKAVDGPKGFNKGGFHQQQHHHQQHYQHQSHHHHQGHFHRKDKNKYSAGGPAHGGGAGHLMAPSAPGPAVGGYNPGVPPAAAAQGLNPALGQALTALLANQGAGLGLGNLLGGIGGAPVNQPGPPAGGYGTQPAMGYGNQPGMQPQYQNPQMGQSSGVRPHPGAGAPYMGH